A genomic stretch from Anaerolinea thermophila UNI-1 includes:
- a CDS encoding UDP-glucose dehydrogenase family protein, with the protein MSKICVIGTGYVGLVTGACFADLGNTVTCLDVDETRIERLKQGIMPIYEPGLEQIVLQNVRHGRLHFTTSYPEALKDAEFAFIAVGTPSGVDGEADLQYVRQAAEAIADIVDHPIIVVNKSTVPVGTGDWVAEVINRRRAGKPLEFSVVSNPEFLREGSAINDFMMPDRVVLGSLHRQAAEKVAQLYQSLRCPIMITDLRTAEMIKYASNAFLATRISFINEIANICEELGADVREVARGMGLDKRIGPAFLDAGLGWGGSCFPKDVKALAHMAVLHGTHPQLLQAVMEINRNQRRRVVVKLRKALGTLDQKVIGVLGLSFKPNTDDIREAPALEVIHLLENEGALVKAYDPQAMENARSVLPRVQLVETPYQVAEGADALVLATEWNEFKQLDFEQIYRSMRQPVIMDARNLWNPDQLRAMGFTYFGIGRGNSVPPKG; encoded by the coding sequence ATGAGCAAAATTTGTGTGATTGGAACGGGATATGTTGGTCTGGTCACGGGAGCGTGCTTTGCCGATTTGGGAAACACGGTGACCTGTCTGGATGTGGATGAAACGCGCATCGAGCGACTCAAGCAGGGCATCATGCCGATTTATGAACCCGGCTTGGAGCAGATTGTCCTGCAAAATGTGCGTCATGGACGCCTGCACTTCACCACCTCTTACCCGGAAGCCCTCAAGGATGCTGAGTTTGCCTTTATTGCGGTAGGCACCCCCTCAGGGGTGGATGGCGAAGCCGATTTGCAGTATGTGCGTCAGGCGGCAGAAGCCATTGCCGATATTGTCGATCACCCTATCATCGTAGTGAACAAATCCACCGTGCCGGTAGGTACAGGCGACTGGGTGGCAGAGGTGATTAACCGCCGCCGTGCCGGCAAGCCGCTGGAGTTCAGCGTGGTGAGCAACCCTGAATTTCTGCGCGAGGGGTCTGCCATCAACGACTTCATGATGCCGGATCGTGTAGTGCTGGGGTCGCTCCATCGCCAGGCGGCGGAGAAGGTGGCGCAGTTGTATCAGAGTCTGCGCTGTCCCATCATGATTACCGACCTGCGCACCGCCGAGATGATCAAGTACGCCTCAAACGCTTTCCTTGCCACGCGCATTTCCTTCATTAATGAGATTGCCAATATCTGCGAAGAACTGGGCGCTGACGTGCGCGAAGTTGCCCGCGGCATGGGGCTGGATAAGCGCATCGGTCCGGCGTTCCTGGATGCCGGTTTGGGCTGGGGGGGCAGTTGCTTCCCGAAAGACGTGAAGGCGCTGGCACACATGGCAGTTCTGCACGGTACACACCCGCAACTGCTTCAGGCGGTGATGGAAATTAACCGCAACCAGCGCCGCCGGGTGGTGGTTAAACTGCGCAAAGCCCTGGGCACGCTGGATCAAAAAGTCATTGGAGTGCTGGGGTTGTCTTTCAAACCCAACACCGATGACATCCGCGAAGCCCCTGCCCTGGAAGTCATCCATCTGCTGGAGAACGAAGGCGCGCTGGTCAAAGCCTACGACCCGCAAGCCATGGAAAACGCCCGCAGTGTCCTGCCGCGGGTGCAATTGGTGGAGACACCCTATCAGGTGGCAGAAGGCGCAGATGCGCTGGTGCTGGCAACCGAATGGAATGAGTTCAAACAGTTGGATTTTGAGCAAATTTACCGCTCCATGCGCCAGCCGGTCATCATGGACGCCCGCAACCTGTGGAACCCCGATCAGTTGCGCGCTATGGGATTTACCTATTTTGGCATTGGGCGGGGAAATTCCGTCCCGCCCAAGGGATAG
- a CDS encoding DUF2298 domain-containing protein translates to MEWMPVFLWWFFSTFFGLAVFPLTFEFFRTLPERGAALARAMGLLLAVYLFWLGSSLQFLPNTSGAVLFSIALVAVWGWVRVWRDEQRRQSLKDFWRERWRTILVGEVLFLLAFVGWSVVRAYAIGKIMRFGGEKFMEIAFLNGVLNSPTFPPLDPWLSDFAISYYYFGYIIAGALVKLSGVLSAVGFDLFDALLFALTLQGAYGVVFNLVCLSKANARAVATAGVLGAVFVAGMGNLEGLLESLYARGWLPQSFARWLNLPDFPFNSPPVGSFMPSGGGWWWWRASRVLTDLDLSGNAINLNPITEFPFFSFLLGDNHPHKMALPFVLLAVLIALHFYRLAREDRLPTWMEQGLAGLMLGSLAFLNTWDFPIYLALLLLAWLAGRWSAQGRLTREHGLEVLRFGGLFVLALVLFYLPFWAGFASQAGGILPQIFPPTRLSQYSVMFGHFLLILLVFALGVLARRDERGVWSLFLRHWLGWMVGISLAYLALLGVAALALQINAARGGEWSAFLHPYLVSQSLGQTLLLVLSYRLSNPWLFLVLTFLLGMLTTGLMFLRPSATNEGEEPRAPDDALPFVLLMALLGVALTFSVEFLYLKDGFGVRMNTVFKFYFQGWVLMALASAYALWWLVNRPAFARAVRGLALGVITLSLLGGMVYPVLATISRTNAFQSTPTLDAASEFRMENPEDWEIVQWLNANGKIEGRVPILLEAPGKSYTYEGRISAFTGYPAVLGWAIHEMQWRGNYNEQGKREPDIETIYTTSDPDLALALLRKWRVDYVILTNTERTYIRDLCSQPERACNPSQAELKFENVLIPVFRTATGTVYRVPPSLP, encoded by the coding sequence ATGGAATGGATGCCTGTTTTTCTATGGTGGTTCTTTTCGACCTTCTTTGGATTGGCGGTTTTTCCGCTCACCTTTGAGTTTTTCCGCACCCTGCCCGAACGCGGCGCGGCGCTGGCGCGAGCCATGGGATTATTGCTGGCGGTATATCTTTTCTGGCTGGGATCTTCGCTTCAATTTCTTCCCAATACGTCCGGGGCAGTGCTGTTTTCCATAGCGCTGGTTGCTGTCTGGGGGTGGGTGAGGGTATGGCGCGACGAACAACGCCGCCAGTCCCTGAAAGATTTCTGGAGGGAACGTTGGCGCACCATTCTGGTGGGTGAGGTGCTCTTCCTGCTGGCGTTTGTCGGCTGGAGCGTGGTGCGGGCTTACGCTATTGGCAAGATCATGCGCTTCGGCGGCGAAAAGTTCATGGAGATTGCCTTCCTCAACGGCGTTCTGAACAGCCCCACCTTTCCGCCATTAGATCCCTGGCTTTCGGATTTTGCCATTTCCTATTACTACTTTGGCTATATCATCGCCGGCGCGCTGGTTAAACTAAGTGGGGTGCTTTCGGCGGTGGGCTTTGATTTGTTCGATGCCCTGCTGTTTGCCCTTACTCTGCAGGGGGCTTACGGGGTGGTGTTCAACCTGGTCTGCCTCTCGAAGGCAAACGCCCGCGCCGTGGCAACGGCTGGGGTGCTGGGGGCGGTTTTTGTGGCGGGGATGGGTAACCTCGAAGGCTTGCTCGAGTCGCTCTACGCTCGCGGCTGGCTTCCTCAATCCTTTGCCCGCTGGCTCAATTTGCCCGATTTTCCCTTCAACTCGCCGCCTGTGGGCAGTTTCATGCCCTCTGGCGGGGGATGGTGGTGGTGGCGGGCGTCGCGTGTGCTTACCGACCTGGATTTAAGCGGCAATGCCATCAACCTTAACCCCATCACCGAGTTTCCCTTCTTCAGTTTCCTGTTGGGCGACAACCATCCGCACAAGATGGCACTGCCCTTTGTTTTGCTGGCTGTGCTGATTGCCCTGCATTTCTACCGCCTGGCTCGCGAAGACCGCCTGCCCACATGGATGGAGCAGGGACTGGCAGGGCTGATGCTGGGCAGTCTGGCATTTTTGAATACCTGGGATTTTCCCATCTATCTGGCTCTGCTTCTGCTGGCATGGTTGGCGGGGCGGTGGTCGGCACAGGGCAGGCTGACCCGTGAGCACGGGCTGGAAGTTTTGCGCTTTGGGGGGCTCTTTGTGCTGGCGCTGGTACTTTTCTACCTGCCTTTCTGGGCAGGGTTTGCCTCGCAGGCAGGGGGCATTTTGCCGCAGATTTTCCCACCCACCCGCCTTTCGCAGTACAGTGTCATGTTCGGTCACTTCCTGCTGATTTTGCTGGTCTTTGCCCTGGGGGTGCTGGCGCGCCGTGATGAGCGCGGGGTGTGGAGCCTGTTCCTGCGTCACTGGTTGGGCTGGATGGTGGGCATTTCGCTGGCTTATCTGGCTCTGCTGGGGGTGGCGGCGCTGGCTTTGCAGATCAATGCTGCCCGTGGTGGCGAATGGAGCGCCTTCCTCCATCCCTATCTGGTGTCTCAATCGCTGGGGCAGACTCTTTTGCTGGTGCTTTCCTACCGCCTGAGTAATCCCTGGCTGTTCCTTGTCCTTACCTTCCTGCTGGGCATGCTCACTACCGGGTTGATGTTCCTGCGTCCGTCTGCGACGAATGAGGGAGAAGAACCCCGTGCACCCGATGACGCCCTGCCGTTCGTGCTGTTGATGGCTTTGCTGGGCGTTGCGCTCACCTTTTCGGTGGAGTTTCTGTATCTTAAAGACGGCTTTGGCGTGCGCATGAATACCGTCTTCAAGTTCTATTTCCAGGGCTGGGTGTTGATGGCGCTTGCCAGCGCTTATGCCCTGTGGTGGCTGGTAAACCGTCCCGCGTTTGCGCGCGCGGTACGCGGGCTGGCGCTTGGAGTTATCACGCTCTCTCTGCTGGGGGGCATGGTTTATCCCGTGCTGGCGACGATTTCGCGCACCAATGCGTTCCAATCCACGCCCACGCTGGATGCCGCCAGCGAGTTCCGCATGGAAAACCCTGAGGACTGGGAAATCGTCCAGTGGTTGAATGCCAACGGCAAAATTGAAGGTAGAGTGCCCATTCTGCTGGAAGCGCCGGGCAAGTCGTACACCTACGAGGGGCGCATCAGCGCTTTTACCGGTTATCCGGCGGTACTGGGCTGGGCAATCCACGAGATGCAGTGGCGGGGCAACTACAACGAGCAGGGCAAGCGCGAACCCGACATCGAAACCATTTACACCACCAGCGATCCCGACCTGGCACTAGCGCTTTTGCGAAAGTGGCGGGTGGATTACGTCATTCTGACCAATACCGAGCGCACGTACATTCGTGATTTATGCTCTCAGCCTGAACGGGCTTGCAATCCCTCGCAGGCAGAGTTGAAATTTGAGAATGTGCTGATTCCCGTTTTCCGCACGGCGACGGGAACGGTGTACCGCGTTCCGCCCAGCCTGCCATGA
- a CDS encoding alanine racemase, which yields MSIFDQIRKPTLLLDEQIVRRNIRAMAQKVAASGVHFRPHFKTHQSCQIGEWFREEGVSAITVSSVDMAKYFADCGWDDITLAFPVNLRQLDEIAHLAERIRLGVLVESVETVQALGERVRAPLAVWIKVDVGANRTGIAWDDVETASALVKTCQAYPALRLNGLLTHAGQTYQAAYPAQVEEIYRQSLSKLQSLRHVLEQQGLAQSLILSVGDTPSSSIVQDFRPADEIRPGNFVFYDVQQWMLGACTWENIGVALACPVVSLHPRRGEAVIYGGAVHLSKEYLLSKGQRFYGLVALPKDGRWSEPLPGAYVSRLSQEHGILRLFPHQLEQLRVGDLVCILPVHSCLTAQSMGRYLTLDGNWIEMMPRF from the coding sequence ATGTCCATTTTTGACCAGATCCGCAAACCTACGCTATTGCTGGATGAGCAGATTGTCCGCCGGAATATACGCGCAATGGCGCAGAAAGTCGCCGCCAGCGGGGTGCATTTCCGCCCGCATTTTAAGACTCATCAGTCCTGTCAGATTGGGGAATGGTTTCGTGAAGAAGGGGTGAGCGCCATTACCGTTTCCTCGGTAGATATGGCGAAGTACTTTGCCGATTGCGGTTGGGACGACATCACTCTGGCGTTTCCCGTCAACCTGCGCCAACTGGATGAGATTGCCCATCTGGCAGAACGCATCCGCCTGGGGGTGCTGGTGGAATCGGTGGAGACCGTTCAAGCGCTGGGGGAGCGTGTCCGTGCGCCGCTGGCGGTTTGGATCAAGGTTGATGTGGGCGCCAACCGCACGGGAATTGCCTGGGACGATGTCGAGACCGCCAGCGCGCTGGTCAAAACCTGCCAGGCGTATCCCGCTTTGCGCCTTAATGGCTTGCTCACCCATGCAGGGCAGACCTATCAAGCCGCTTATCCCGCGCAGGTCGAAGAGATTTATCGCCAGAGCCTCTCGAAACTGCAGTCACTGCGCCATGTTCTGGAACAGCAGGGGCTGGCGCAGTCTCTGATTCTCTCTGTGGGCGATACGCCCTCATCTTCCATTGTGCAGGACTTTCGCCCTGCGGATGAAATCCGCCCGGGAAATTTTGTCTTCTATGATGTCCAGCAGTGGATGCTGGGCGCCTGCACCTGGGAGAATATCGGTGTGGCGCTTGCCTGCCCGGTGGTCTCCCTGCATCCGCGCCGCGGTGAGGCAGTGATTTACGGCGGGGCGGTACATCTTTCCAAAGAGTATCTGCTCTCCAAAGGACAGCGTTTTTACGGGCTGGTTGCCCTGCCCAAGGATGGGCGCTGGAGCGAACCGCTCCCCGGGGCGTATGTCTCCCGTCTTTCGCAGGAACACGGCATTTTGCGCTTGTTTCCCCATCAGTTGGAGCAGTTGCGTGTAGGCGATCTGGTGTGTATCCTGCCCGTACATTCATGCCTGACTGCGCAGTCCATGGGACGCTACCTGACACTGGACGGCAACTGGATAGAGATGATGCCTCGCTTTTAG
- a CDS encoding CPBP family intramembrane glutamic endopeptidase yields MEDKSITYQNYRNLVVYFILAYAISWTIGIPLALAKQEIIQPIFPQWFHYFVAYGPMISALIVTWTSQGQQGLKELWGRIIKWRVGGIWWLVALSPLIIGFLVALVMNLLTNTKISLSELGEIHFLPPLGIGALFLWLVTFGIGEEIGWRGYALPRLQKDRNALYATIILAFFWALWHLPQFFYLFDTSIAIGWVIGLFAGAIVFTWLFNSAEGSILILAIWHGCFNYISASNAGNGLLAAVVSTIVMIWAIVVVFVYKPTTLSSKGKFVV; encoded by the coding sequence ATGGAAGACAAGTCAATTACATATCAGAATTATAGAAATCTTGTTGTGTATTTCATTCTCGCTTACGCAATCTCGTGGACAATCGGAATTCCGCTGGCGCTAGCCAAACAAGAAATTATCCAACCCATATTCCCACAATGGTTTCATTACTTTGTGGCATACGGACCAATGATTTCTGCCTTAATTGTCACTTGGACATCTCAGGGGCAACAAGGGTTAAAAGAACTTTGGGGACGGATAATCAAATGGCGAGTTGGGGGTATTTGGTGGCTTGTAGCCTTATCCCCACTTATCATCGGTTTTCTCGTTGCTTTGGTAATGAATCTCCTTACCAACACCAAAATTTCCCTCTCCGAATTAGGAGAAATTCATTTTCTTCCCCCATTGGGAATAGGCGCACTGTTTCTTTGGTTAGTGACTTTCGGTATAGGAGAAGAAATCGGCTGGCGGGGATACGCATTGCCTCGCTTACAGAAAGATCGCAACGCACTTTATGCAACAATTATATTAGCCTTCTTCTGGGCATTATGGCATTTGCCACAATTCTTTTATTTATTCGACACTTCGATAGCCATTGGATGGGTCATCGGATTGTTTGCTGGTGCAATTGTATTCACATGGTTGTTTAATAGCGCAGAAGGTAGCATTCTTATTTTGGCAATTTGGCATGGATGCTTTAATTACATTTCAGCATCAAATGCGGGCAATGGCTTGCTTGCAGCAGTAGTAAGCACAATTGTAATGATATGGGCGATAGTAGTAGTTTTTGTTTATAAACCCACAACCCTTTCAAGCAAGGGTAAATTTGTAGTTTGA
- a CDS encoding Piwi domain-containing protein, with amino-acid sequence MYRLRNKFGGNWIWCGGQIVTDKIVPDDTIKEFLKQLWTEEPLKDVQSITPNPTWEPSAWEQGDFAARGLLANYQTEIRRVLEPKRQNFGKVRTDRDYALRGWAVNNEPAVSIAVSSNIFHTQLLHEFAATLKSPQELIGIMVAVDKKDFKGTIIEITGNVREMREWLLSKSSDEMTRNLISHAPDDELTVKIETRTSQYIYIASMLRPVVRMGDLKKFGVDPRQVSKALRLDPPIRYSLVREIAAIGKKHGILADSFESRSLPQAFLSSSDVGFMPELRVGNNQIHHGEGQRIYRSLEKYGVFKRSSAFPDKNHPIKIGIVNASPQVAQQALMTFLRELKAALEKLNFSIQSVEVNGQRQQKIEILSRANLENAVNCLESAKPDILLALFPGSARYDEWEDDEEDSMYHVFKSLTMRYGLPSQVIYEDTFSEQYAMDNIVLGILAKTGNVPFVLAKPLPYADIVVGIDIARRAKQKLSGTVNATAIARIYFSDGQFLRYIIHDAPIEGETIPSSILRSLFPLKEFQGKRVVIHRDGQFRGGERAALKEWAKQIRAEFHLVEVIKSGAPRLYQSTATSAIDRPPKGSAFKVSDTEVLCCKDRLGRDTPSGVCCRPVL; translated from the coding sequence GTGTATCGCTTACGGAATAAGTTTGGTGGGAACTGGATATGGTGCGGCGGTCAAATTGTCACAGACAAAATAGTCCCTGATGACACAATTAAAGAATTTCTGAAGCAGCTATGGACTGAGGAACCGTTGAAGGATGTACAGAGCATTACTCCCAACCCAACATGGGAGCCTTCAGCTTGGGAGCAAGGTGATTTCGCGGCTCGGGGTTTGCTCGCAAACTACCAAACAGAGATCAGGAGAGTGCTTGAACCAAAAAGACAGAATTTTGGCAAAGTCCGAACCGACCGCGATTATGCTTTGCGTGGTTGGGCAGTGAACAACGAACCAGCAGTTTCTATCGCTGTTTCGTCCAATATTTTTCACACCCAATTATTGCATGAGTTTGCTGCTACCTTGAAAAGTCCGCAAGAACTTATCGGAATAATGGTTGCTGTGGATAAAAAGGATTTTAAAGGGACAATCATCGAGATTACTGGCAACGTTCGAGAAATGCGCGAGTGGTTGCTAAGTAAATCAAGCGATGAGATGACACGTAATCTGATTAGCCACGCTCCTGATGATGAATTGACCGTCAAGATCGAAACACGTACAAGCCAGTATATCTATATCGCTAGTATGTTGCGCCCTGTCGTACGAATGGGCGATCTCAAAAAATTTGGAGTGGATCCGCGCCAAGTTTCCAAAGCCTTACGGCTTGATCCGCCAATTAGATATAGTCTTGTCCGCGAAATCGCCGCTATTGGCAAAAAGCACGGAATTCTTGCAGACAGTTTTGAGTCAAGATCACTGCCGCAAGCATTCTTGAGCTCGAGTGATGTTGGTTTTATGCCTGAATTACGCGTCGGCAACAATCAAATTCATCACGGCGAAGGGCAACGTATTTATCGAAGCTTGGAAAAATATGGCGTATTTAAACGTTCAAGCGCGTTTCCTGACAAGAATCACCCCATAAAGATCGGAATAGTTAACGCATCACCGCAGGTCGCACAACAGGCATTGATGACATTCCTGCGTGAACTTAAAGCCGCGTTAGAGAAGTTGAATTTCTCTATTCAATCGGTTGAAGTCAATGGGCAACGCCAACAAAAGATTGAGATACTTTCAAGAGCAAATTTGGAAAACGCGGTAAACTGTCTCGAGTCGGCAAAGCCTGACATTCTACTTGCTTTATTTCCTGGAAGTGCACGCTATGACGAATGGGAAGATGATGAAGAAGATAGCATGTATCACGTCTTCAAGTCGTTGACAATGCGATATGGTCTCCCAAGTCAAGTTATCTATGAAGATACATTCTCTGAACAATATGCTATGGACAATATCGTGCTGGGTATATTAGCCAAGACAGGGAATGTGCCGTTCGTTTTAGCGAAGCCGCTTCCTTACGCTGATATTGTTGTTGGGATTGATATTGCTCGCAGAGCAAAACAAAAGTTGTCAGGAACTGTGAATGCGACGGCTATCGCAAGAATCTATTTTAGCGATGGTCAATTTTTACGATACATTATCCACGATGCACCGATTGAAGGGGAGACGATACCGAGTAGTATTCTGCGTAGTCTTTTCCCTCTCAAGGAATTTCAAGGTAAACGCGTTGTGATTCACCGTGACGGACAATTTCGTGGTGGGGAAAGAGCAGCATTGAAGGAATGGGCAAAACAGATTCGGGCAGAGTTCCATTTGGTTGAAGTAATCAAATCTGGAGCGCCCCGTCTTTATCAGAGCACAGCCACCTCTGCCATAGATAGACCACCAAAGGGGTCAGCGTTTAAGGTAAGCGATACAGAAGTGCTCTGTTGCAAAGATAGGTTAGGAAGAGATACACCTAGCGGTGTATGTTGTAGACCAGTCCTTTGA
- a CDS encoding transposase, translating to MARIAYRLAKQALPMYSHAKSPHHFTLPQLGACVLLMFYLNLSYRDMEEWLLASDAVGKELELPRVPDHTTLQRTYAKIRKADWMRMNETLLEEIGRPEEEGVAADSTGFSPGPASSYYQSRSGKAYRHWAKGVYAVGIVSQFILAMQSGWGPGSDAPYLGYLRRKARRFAKRRAWVLLADSGFDGRTVRPQDLIPPVRRGGNLLAPERRARSELVSAARLDGLYGQRWKTETVNSVIKRKFGQAIRSRKRSLQNREPIIKGLVYNIHR from the coding sequence GTGGCGAGGATCGCCTACCGGCTTGCCAAACAAGCATTACCGATGTATTCACATGCCAAGAGTCCCCATCACTTCACGTTGCCGCAGTTGGGGGCCTGTGTTTTGTTGATGTTCTACCTGAATCTCAGCTATCGCGACATGGAAGAATGGCTGCTGGCAAGCGATGCGGTTGGTAAGGAGCTGGAATTACCGCGTGTTCCCGATCATACGACCCTGCAACGTACCTACGCCAAGATACGCAAAGCGGATTGGATGCGCATGAACGAGACCTTGCTCGAGGAAATCGGACGGCCTGAAGAAGAAGGGGTGGCTGCCGATAGTACCGGCTTCTCACCCGGCCCGGCCAGTTCTTACTACCAAAGCCGTTCGGGAAAAGCCTATCGCCACTGGGCGAAGGGCGTTTATGCCGTTGGAATTGTCTCGCAATTCATCCTTGCGATGCAATCCGGCTGGGGTCCAGGTAGCGATGCCCCTTATCTGGGCTATCTGCGCCGCAAAGCCAGGCGGTTTGCCAAACGTCGGGCTTGGGTCTTGCTGGCCGATTCAGGGTTCGATGGTCGGACTGTCCGGCCTCAAGACTTGATTCCACCCGTTCGGCGAGGTGGAAATTTGCTGGCCCCTGAACGACGAGCAAGAAGCGAGCTTGTCTCTGCGGCTCGCCTGGATGGTCTCTATGGTCAACGCTGGAAGACCGAAACCGTGAATTCGGTCATCAAGCGCAAATTCGGGCAAGCCATCCGCTCGCGGAAACGCAGCCTGCAAAACCGAGAACCGATTATCAAAGGACTGGTCTACAACATACACCGCTAG